A genomic region of Melanotaenia boesemani isolate fMelBoe1 chromosome 21, fMelBoe1.pri, whole genome shotgun sequence contains the following coding sequences:
- the sncgb gene encoding synuclein, gamma b (breast cancer-specific protein 1) isoform X1: protein MDVLMKGFSMAKEGVVAAAEKTKAGMEEAAAKTKEGVMYVGSKTKEGVVSSVNTVANRTVDQANIVGDTAVAGANEVSQASVEGVENIAASTGMVSQEEPVYEGEYGMEQGGEGGEGY from the exons ATGGATGTACTGATGAAGGGGTTCTCCATGGCCAAGGAGGGGGTGGTGGCCGCTGCAGAGAAGACCAAAGCAGGCATGGAAGAGGCAGCAGCTAAGACTAAAGAAGGGGTGATGTATGTAG GCAGCAAGACAAAGGAGGGAGTTGTGTCATCAGTAAACACAG TGGCCAACAGGACTGTGGATCAGGCCAACATCGTTGGAGACACAGCGGTTGCCGGGGCCAACGAGGTATCACAGGCGTCCGTGGAGGGCGTGGAGAACATCGCTGCCTCAACCGGAATGGTCAGCCAG GAGGAGCCTGTATACGAG GGAGAGTATGGAATGGAACAGGGTGGGGAAGGAGGAGAG GGATATTAG
- the sncgb gene encoding synuclein, gamma b (breast cancer-specific protein 1) isoform X2, with product MDVLMKGFSMAKEGVVAAAEKTKAGMEEAAAKTKEGVMYVGSKTKEGVVSSVNTVANRTVDQANIVGDTAVAGANEVSQASVEGVENIAASTGMVSQGEYGMEQGGEGGEGY from the exons ATGGATGTACTGATGAAGGGGTTCTCCATGGCCAAGGAGGGGGTGGTGGCCGCTGCAGAGAAGACCAAAGCAGGCATGGAAGAGGCAGCAGCTAAGACTAAAGAAGGGGTGATGTATGTAG GCAGCAAGACAAAGGAGGGAGTTGTGTCATCAGTAAACACAG TGGCCAACAGGACTGTGGATCAGGCCAACATCGTTGGAGACACAGCGGTTGCCGGGGCCAACGAGGTATCACAGGCGTCCGTGGAGGGCGTGGAGAACATCGCTGCCTCAACCGGAATGGTCAGCCAG GGAGAGTATGGAATGGAACAGGGTGGGGAAGGAGGAGAG GGATATTAG